The genomic DNA AGAATCGGGATGCGGCAAATCAACAACTGGAAGGACAATATTAAGACTTATCGAACCAACTGAAGGAGAAATATATTTTGATGGGGCAAATATATCTAATTTAAACGAAGAAGAATTAAGATTAATGAGACGCAATATGCAGCTCATTTTCCAGGACCCATATTCTTCTTTAAATCCAAGGCAAACAGTTGGCGATATTATAGGAGAACCACTCCTGATTCATGAAAAAATGAGCAGAGGAGAGAGGCTTGATAGAATTAAGGAGCTTTTGCAACTTGTAGGGCTAAGTCCATACCATATAAGAAGATATCCCCATGAGTTTAGTGGAGGACAAAGACAAAGAATTTGCATTGCAAGGGCACTGGCCTCAAATCCTAAATTCATTGTTGCAGATGAGGCGGTATCTGCTCTTGATGTATCAATTCAAGCCCAGATAATAAATTTGTTTGAGGAATTAAAGGAAAAATTAAATTTGACATATATGTTTATTTCACATGATTTAAGCGTAGTAAGGCATATTTCAGATAGAATAGGAGTAATGTATCTTGGAAAGCTTGTTGAAATGGGACATAGTGAGGATATATTTGAAGAGCCATTGCACCCATATACAAAAGCATTGCTATCAGCTGTTCCAATACCAAACCCCAAAATAAAAAAGGATAGAATTATTTTGCAAGGGGATGTTCCTTCGCCTATAAATACTCCAAAGGGATGCGTATTCTGCAATAGATGTAGTTTTGCAATTCCAATTTGCATTGAAGAAAATCCTAAATTTATTGAAATAAAGAAGGGCCATTATGTAGCCTGTCATATAATCTAAAGACTTTTAAAAATAAGTATACATATATCTAGAAAGAGAGCAGTTTCAAGATATACTTTGAAACTGCCTTATTCTTTAAGAATAATATACGTAATGTAGACTGAAATGATTAACAAGTATATATTAGATAATTTTATATATATAAATTTTGTTAACAATAATGTTATAAAAAAGGCTATGGAATGTGAAAAAATAAATGATAGCATATTAAATTTAAATTCATAGTTTGATAAAACAATAATCCAACTTAAAACAATCCCCAAAATGGCTGAAATTATAAAGTTAATTGCATATCCGTAAATATTTATATTTGGAATGGCAAGTAAAATATAAAGTATTGTTAAATCCGATAAGGATATTATAAGCGAATTAATCATTATTTCCTTTTGCTTCCCAAGAGCGTTTAAGATTGAAAAGCTTATTATTTCGATATATACAAGGGGCATACCAAATGCTAAAAATTTAAGCATTGGAGCAATTGAGGCATCTTTGTAAAATGTAAGCGCAATCTTTTCAGGAAAATTTATTAAAATAATC from Caloramator mitchellensis includes the following:
- a CDS encoding ABC transporter ATP-binding protein, translating into MSRLIEVKGLKKYFPIKGGFFNRTVNYLKAVDGVDFFINQGEVLGIVGESGCGKSTTGRTILRLIEPTEGEIYFDGANISNLNEEELRLMRRNMQLIFQDPYSSLNPRQTVGDIIGEPLLIHEKMSRGERLDRIKELLQLVGLSPYHIRRYPHEFSGGQRQRICIARALASNPKFIVADEAVSALDVSIQAQIINLFEELKEKLNLTYMFISHDLSVVRHISDRIGVMYLGKLVEMGHSEDIFEEPLHPYTKALLSAVPIPNPKIKKDRIILQGDVPSPINTPKGCVFCNRCSFAIPICIEENPKFIEIKKGHYVACHII